In one window of Drosophila ananassae strain 14024-0371.13 chromosome XR, ASM1763931v2, whole genome shotgun sequence DNA:
- the LOC6498754 gene encoding rapamycin-insensitive companion of mTOR isoform X1 has protein sequence MASLHSSWRFGKRSKQLRIKVSQDPEDFYRLDPTRSAAENAFDIYSMLCQEETRDTKRLFLLNALASLCLGARKGSHHSNIRFSTEELLYCLSASLVHTFTQVRAAALRTIRYALSTPNDIKTFNALQLQHLLCRSIDLMLKNDDERVQALKLVRKMLAIAPEDISPVVVRCLVSLADSGIEENDNLLRACLATLAEFAVLNPALLIVCGGVTSITRNVLECHNPRIAESLCGVLLYLLEWPQTRNICGVRLDCLAAPYCDFTYRLGIMDKNKDARELRYTSCRLALLSVLRSWTGTLEFCDPSKPSGLKAIVDALYLNQVEVRKAILDLLYELLSLPQPTWTDDYAVALQAVDPSDFQDTWLLSNGFVSAEGRSILPTLAARAPNVVEQHLALLLYCFLETGLLNALVEVAVGSDQFVSVQATVLIGKILQLMHTHLPPDICCTSPALPTLVGHATQGNQQANAAVAALQNYQKMLRQRPASWSLFLDSIIQGGALIQTRLFRRHLNVQEQAGGPVLQLQETAEAAGSQFRSATLGRSRLDSVSSSDESNSQASSSSRSSFRLKRKFLPPTFFDHFRAFNRLLQDSRVLTQVDAQWDWDVITTILKSNMIRKLDYTMGKFLKRLVDFYKPRNNRFSHQDLVPGQRLPAYVSAGLDLIDVLLGSSELECMRYITDYFSDISQQLAAVTTSNRAHDCLFSPQHMNNTMCQLYFLYIGRMCRTTKGIEVLKNTTVFEYLINLVRVTDHVCYVKLIVSGLNYSYENLPRQVLEKALTSAKTRSGRLYATQFMAVLLRARLPNFEVWGIPMIICQTRDSDRSVVLAALEVLEEACHDKYYLQEIISHWPNLSQRGDAGRLLMARYYSLPRGLNSTNARVEEEIKYWRNGYNKRYVLLVEADTHSSLTLHIRNEDGYYSRRNCNQRPQTVPPNIAPHLYGQMAQTSQGMTALRKHGDLPQLVELMQRAKCSDDAECLELKAAIWALAHASTNANGIEYLVELNARLSERLIMLVTKCEVYSVRATCFSALGLIAGTQAGANILFKLNWLSVRHDRNTMWPVHQPEDWMSSQYTPVRHYYEDVNSYNQMTTLEDQIDGFYLGSHYWNVVGDLTESIAGGGGSLAGAAIHSTLKDPNVTGTDDGHANRVVAAKSKTLPEGSNLRPGKHQRSLSESKTTDVISLLGGATGPGAGPGGVAPTGSLFPVPYHHRIRYNSCTDSNTSGVSSCESVTGRTAAAAAAAAANYSDFVQQQFVLSPIPSMSNLLEIDHIKLLRNDLASGNVLSAAMTIKGYAQLRSLRAYSRPVFSESFCDFVSSVDAPSEVQMRRHDWTHPHRRLKVRSLDRQPKLSEVCRRVFADEMNPLLPTVNAIKFMPESDQEGPCYAGIGLPKNVLDLFPNRNLNRTYVSRDIQDQDLMGVNLLSSAGNGGGGRQQFFNDSLTNEGGDESSVISSLSDVSSASRRGPQQRGPQFQQPQQPSDGKHARSQCLHCARSSRQQQRQDSQSNGGGTGAGGGIGGGASLAPCELYKTAAAALLASMAGPVLPKKSSSSGSGNVPATGADISFHSPESMLSEDSLPDRLTASILYNVQRLANPVSAKQSKMALLELKQKHPHAFQDICLYSESCKTLGRSSYRMSARRFLQELFLDLNLDSFYVEPQLIIAARKLPAEEKADSSTTSATTPTSLQPAVPQRMAAMKPKPKSLAQLASVYETSWENLLMDFSPRTGPTAAKSSSLDVPLPAPTQAVQNKLHIGETESSVSGSGSGSEDEETGEDVCDGSSVTTGHTALPTGNSNRSSICTISQQPPGGAGAAAPAASSGGVSASTDEMRNDNRQYTRGRFYTLELDLSCTRNKFPIKDRSQAMPILTRQVSAGGSAAGNESTSTELNYSTVTKSLAASMAKPVGSLYCEKRLQSSKSEAVLGAGAGAATAVSCGVGSWQQKSKILEPLGEDPVK, from the exons ATGGCCTCCCTACATTCCAGTTGGCGTTTTGGCAAGCGGAGCAAACAATTACGCATTAAAG TTTCCCAAGACCCGGAGGACTTCTATCGCCTGGACCCCACACGATCGGCCGCCGAGAATGCCTTCGACATCTACTCGATGCTCTGCCAGGAGGAGACCCGCGACACCAAGCGCCTGTTCCTGCTCAATGCCCTGGCCTCGCTCTGCCTGGGCGCCCGGAAGGGCTCGCACCACAGCAACATCCGCTTCAGCACCGAGGAGCTGCTCTACTG TTTGAGTGCCTCGCTGGTGCACACGTTCACCCAAGTGCGGGCCGCCGCCCTGAGGACGATCCGCTATGCCCTCAGCACGCCGAACGACATCAAGACCTTCAACGCCCTCCAGCTGCAGCACCTGCTCTGCCGCTCCATCGATCTGATGCTGAAGAACGATGACGAGCGCGTCCAGGCCCTGAAGCTGGTCCGCAAAATGCTGGCCATTGCCCCGGAGGACATCAGTCCGGTGGTGGTGCGGTGTCTGGTCTCCCTGGCCGATAGCGGTATCGAGGAGAACGACAATCTGTTGCGCGCCTGCCTGGCCACCCTGGCCGAGTTTGCTGTCCTGAATCCCGCCCTGCTCATCGTCTGCGGCGGCGTCACCTCAATCACCCGCAACGTACTGGAGTGCCACAATCCCCGGATAGCGGAGAGCCTCTGCGGTGTGCTGCTCTACCTGCTGGAGTGGCCCCAGACCAGGAACATCTGCGGCGTCAGGTTGGACTGCCTGGCAGCACCCTACTGCGACTTCACCTACCGCCTGGGCATCATGGATAAAAACAA AGATGCCCGGGAACTCCGCTACACGAGCTGTCGGCTGGCCCTGCTCTCCGTTTTGCGCAGCTGGACGGGCACCCTCGAATTCTGTGATCCCAGCAAACCCTCAGGCCTGAAAGCAATAGTCGATGCCCTCTATCTGAACCAGGTGGAAGTCAGA AAAGCAATATTGGATCTGCTGTACGAGCTGCTCTCACTACCGCAGCCCACTTGGACGGATGACTATGCCGTCGCGTTGCAGGCAGTGGATCCCTCCGACTTCCAGGACACCTGGCTGCTCAGCAACGGCTTTGTGTCCGCCGAGGGCCGCTCCATCCTGCCCACCCTCGCCGCCCGAGCTCCGAACGTGGTGGAACAGCACCTGGCCCTGCTGCTGTACTGTTTCCTGGAGACCGGACTGCTGAACGCCCTCGTGGAGGTAGCGGTGGGCAGTGATCAGTTTGTCTCGGTGCAGGCCACTGTCTTAATTGGAAAGATCCTGCAGCTGATGCACACCCATCTGCCGCCGGACATTTGCTGCACAAGTCCCGCACTGCCCACCCTGGTGGGGCATGCCACGCAAGGAAACCAGCAGGCGAatgcggcggtggcggcgctGCAGAACTATCAGAAGATGTTGCGCCAAAGGCCGGCATCCTGGAGCCTCTTCCTGGACAGCATAATTCAGGGCGGTGCCCTGATCCAGACACGGCTCTTCCGGCGACATCTGAACGTCCAGGAGCAGGCCGGCGGACCAGTGCTCCAGCTGCAGGAAACCGCCGAGGCGGCTGGCTCGCAATTCCGTTCTGCCACCTTGGGTCGGTCCCGCCTGGACTCGGTCTCCTCCAGCGACGAGTCCAACTCCCAGGCGTCGAGTTCCTCCCGCTCCAGTTTCCGACTAAAGCGAAAGTTCCTGCCCCCCACCTTCTTTGACCATTTCCGGGCCTTCAATCGACTGCTGCAGGACTCGCGAGTCCTCACCCAGGTGGATGCCCAGTGGGACTGGGACGTGATCACCACCATACTGAAGTCGAATATGATCCGCAAGCTGGACTACACCATGGGCAAGTTCCTCAAGCGCTTGGTGGACTTCTACAAGCCGCGCAACAACCGCTTCTCGCACCAGGATCTAGTTCCGGGCCAGCGGCTGCCGGCCTACGTGAGTGCTGGACTGGATCTGATAGATGTGCTCCTGGGAAGCAGCGAG CTggagtgcatgcgctacatcACCGACTACTTCTCGGACATCAGCCAGCAGCTGGCGGCGGTGACCACGTCGAATCGGGCCCACGACTGCCTCTTCAGTCCCCAGCACATGAACAACACCATGTGCCAGCTGTACTTCCTCTACATTGGTCGGATGTGCCGGACCACCAAAGGCATTGAAGTGCTCAAGAACACCACCGTCTTTGAGTA TTTGATCAACCTGGTCCGAGTGACGGATCACGTGTGCTACGTGAAGCTCATTGTGTCCGGATTGAACTACAGCTACGAGAACCTGCCGCGCCAGGTGCTGGAGAAGGCGCTCACGTCCGCCAAGACGCGCAGCGGACGACTGTATGCCACCCAGTTCATGGCGGTGCTGCTGCGAGCGAGGCTGCCCAACTTTGAGGTGTGGGGCATTCCGATGATCATCTGCCAGACACGCGACTCGGACCGCAGCGTTGTCCTGGCGGCACTGgaggtgctggaggaggcctGCCACGACaagtactacctgcaagagaTTATCAGCCACTGGCCCAATCTGAGCCAGCGCGGAGACGCCGGCCGTCTGCTGATGGCCCGCTACTACTCGCTGCCCCGCGGCCTGAACAGCACCAACGCCCGCGTGGAGGAGGAGATCAAGTACTGGCGCAACGGCTACAACAAGCGGTATGTCCTGCTGGTGGAGGCGGACACCCACTCCAGTCTGACGCTGCACATCCGCAACGAGGACGGCTACTACTCCCGGCGGAATTGCAACCAGCGGCCGCAGACGGTGCCCCCCAACATAGCGCCCCATCTCTATGGCCAGATGGCGCAGACCAGTCAGGGGATGACGGCGCTGAGGAAGCACGGAGATCTGCCCCAGCTGGTGGAGCTGATGCAGCGGGCCAAGTGCTCGGACGACGCTGAGTGCCTGGAGCTGAAGGCGGCCATTTGGGCGTTGGCACACGCCTCCACGAATGCGAACGGAATCGAATACCTAGTGGAGCTGAATGCCAG GCTCTCCGAGAGGCTTATCATGCTGGTGACCAAGTGCGAGGTGTACTCCGTGCGGGCCACGTGCTTCAGTGCCTTGGGACTCATTGCCGGGACCCAGGcgggtgccaacattctcttCAAACTGA ACTGGCTGAGCGTCCGCCATGACAGGAACACCATGTGGCCGGTGCACCAGCCCGAGGACTGGATGTCCAGCCAGTACACGCCAGTGAGGCACTACTACGAGGATGTCAACTCCTACAATCAGATGACGACGCTGGAGGACCAGATCGACGGTTTCTACCTCGGCTCCCACTACTGGAACGTGGTGGGCGATCTAACGGAATCGATTGCCGGTGGCGGGGGATCGCTGGCCGGAGCCGCCATTCACAGCACCCTCAAGGATCCGAATGTGACGGGAACCGATGACGGGCATGCGAATCGCGTGGTGGCCGCCAAATCCAAGACTTTGCCCGAGGGCAGCAACCTGCGACCCGGGAAGCATCAGCGCTCCCTGTCCGAGTCCAAGACAACGGATGTGATCAGCTTACTGGGCGGTGCCACTGGACCTGGAGCTGGTCCAGGAGGAGTGGCACCAACGGGATCCTTGTTTCCGGTCCCGTATCATCATCGAATTCGATACAACTCCTGCACAGATTCGAATACTTCGGGCGTGAGCAGCTGCGAGTCTGTGACCGGACGCActgcagccgcagcagcagcggcagcggcgaatTATAGTGACTTCGTCCAGCAGCAGTTCGTCCTGAGCCCCATACCCAGCATGTCCAACCTCCTGGAAATCGATCACATTAAACTGTTGCGGAATGACTTAGCCTCCGGGAACGTGCTCTCCGCCGCGATGACGATAAAAGGCTATGCTCAGTTGCGCTCCCTGCGCGCCTACAGCCGCCCGGTCTTCTCCGAGTCATTCTGCGACTTTGTCAGCTCGGTGGACGCCCCCAGCGAGGTGCAGATGCGACGGCACGACTGGACGCATCCGCATAGGCGGCTCAAAGTGCGCAGCCTGGACCGGCAGCCGAAGTTGAGCGAGGTGTGCAG GCGGGTTTTTGCGGACGAGATGAACCCACTGTTGCCCACTGTGAACGCCATCAAGTTCATGCCGGAGAGCGATCAGGAGGGACCCTGCTACGCTGGCATTGGTCTGCCCAAGAATGTGCTCGATCTGTTCCCCAACCGCAACCTGAACCGCACCTATGTGTCGCGCGACATCCAGGACCAGGATCTAATGGGGGTCAACCTATTGAGCAGCGCCGGCAACGGCGGCGGCGGACGGCAACAGTTCTTCAACGACTCGCTGACGAACGAGGGGGGCGACGAGTCCTCGGTGATATCCTCCTTGTCGGATGTTTCCTCGGCCAGTCGCCGGGGTCCGCAGCAGCGCGGTCCGCAGTTCCAGCAGCCACAACAGCCAAGCGATGGGAAGCACGCCCGGAGCCAGTGCCTCCACTGCGCGAGATCATCGCGCCAGCAACAGCGCCAGGATAGCCAAAGCAACGGAGGAGGAACAGGAGCGGGCGGTGGCATTGGAGGAGGAGCATCTTTGGCCCCCTGCGAGCTCTACAAAACGGCGGCCGCAGCTCTGCTAGCGTCTATGGCCGGACCCGTCTTGCCCAAGAAGAGTAGCTCCTCGGGCTCTGGCAATGTCCCGGCGACCGGAGCCGATATCAGTTTCCATTCGCCGGAGAGCATGCTGAGCGAGGACAGCCTTCCGGACAGACTCACCGCCTCCATATTGTACAATGTCCAGCGGCTGGCGAACCCCGTCAGTGCCAAGCAGTCAAAGATGGCCCTGCTGGAGCTGAAGCAGAAGCATCCGCATGCCTTTCAG GACATTTGCTTGTACTCGGAGTCCTGTAAGACCCTCGGAAGGAGCAGCTACCGGATGAGTGCGCGTCGCTTCCTGCAGGAGCTGTTCCTCGACCTCAACCTGGACTCGTTTTACGTGGAGCCGCAGCTCATAATTGCGGCCCGAAAGCTGCCAGCCGAGGAGAAGGCTGATAGTTCGACGACATCCGCGACGACGCCGACATCCTTGCAACCGGCGGTGCCCCAGCGAATGGCGGCCATGAAACCGAAGCCCAAGAGCCTGGCGCAGCTGGCCAGCGTGTACGAGACCAGTTGGGAGAACCTTCTGATGGATTTCTCGCCCCGAACGGGCCCCACTGCCGCCAAGTCGTCGTCGCTAGACGTTCCGTTGCCCGCCCCCACCCAAGCCGTACAGAATAAGCTGCACATCGGCGAAACGGAGAGCTCGGTGTCCGGTAGCGGGAGCGGCAGCGAGGACGAGGAGACTGGCGAGGATGTGTGCGACGGCAGTTCCGTGACCACTGGCCACACGGCGCTTCCCACAG GCAACAGCAATCGCAGCAGCATCTGCACGATAAGCCAACAGCCGCCGGGCGGGGCCGGAGCAGCGGCTCCTGCGGCCTCTAGCGGCGGAGTCAGTGCCTCGACGGACGAGATGAGGAACGACAACCGGCAGTATACGCGCGGACGCTTCTATACGCTGGAGCTGGACTTGAGCTGCACCCGCAACAAATTTCCCATCAAGGACCGCAGCCAGGCGATGCCGATACTGACGCGGCAGGTGAGCGCCGGTGGCAGTGCCGCCGGTAATGAGTCCACCTCAACGGAACTGAACTACTCGACGGTGACCAAGAGCCTGGCGGCCTCGATGGCCAAACCGGTGGGCAGTCTCTACTGCGAGAAGCGGTTGCAGAGCTCCAAGTCGGAGGCTGTGCtcggagctggagctggagctgccaCGGCAGTGTCCTGCGGCGTGGGCAGCTGGCAGCAAAAGTCAAAGATCCTGGAGCCGTTGGGCGAGGATCCGGTGAAGTGA